One Streptomyces sp. CNQ-509 DNA window includes the following coding sequences:
- a CDS encoding spermidine synthase, with protein sequence MEEPVPVVAAVDGGTARLLPDVDRPRAYLLTVEGAPQSYVDLDDATHLEFEYARRLAHVVDLGFPPGRPLDAVHLGGGALTLPRYVAATRPGSRQEVAESDRGVIALVAEHLPLPEDCGVTVRALDARAALERRPAAACDLVIADVYGGARVPAHVASLEFAGAAARALRPDGLYVANLADSAPFRFLGSQLATAAAVFPELCLIAEPSVLRGRRFGNILVVAAKHGAEAGRGLPLAELARRTAADPFPARVEYGPALRRLMAGAQPVGDADAVPSPEPPDGAFTIG encoded by the coding sequence GTGGAGGAGCCCGTCCCCGTCGTCGCCGCCGTGGACGGCGGCACCGCGAGGCTGCTGCCGGACGTCGACCGCCCCCGCGCGTACCTGCTCACGGTCGAGGGCGCCCCGCAGTCGTACGTCGACCTCGACGATGCCACGCACCTGGAGTTCGAGTACGCGCGCCGCCTCGCGCACGTCGTGGACCTCGGCTTCCCGCCCGGCCGCCCGCTGGACGCCGTGCACCTCGGCGGCGGCGCGCTGACCCTGCCCCGGTACGTGGCGGCGACGCGCCCCGGTTCCCGGCAGGAGGTCGCCGAGTCCGACCGCGGGGTGATCGCCCTGGTCGCCGAGCATCTGCCGCTGCCCGAGGACTGCGGCGTGACCGTACGGGCCCTCGACGCCCGCGCCGCGCTGGAACGGCGCCCGGCGGCGGCCTGCGACCTGGTCATCGCCGACGTCTACGGCGGCGCGCGGGTGCCCGCGCACGTCGCGTCGCTGGAGTTCGCCGGCGCCGCCGCCCGCGCGCTGCGCCCGGACGGGCTGTACGTCGCGAACCTCGCCGACAGCGCGCCGTTCCGCTTCCTCGGCTCCCAACTGGCCACCGCCGCGGCCGTCTTCCCCGAGCTGTGCCTGATCGCCGAGCCGTCGGTGCTGCGCGGCCGCCGCTTCGGCAACATCCTGGTGGTGGCGGCGAAGCACGGCGCGGAGGCCGGTCGCGGGCTGCCGCTCGCGGAGCTGGCCCGGCGCACCGCGGCCGACCCGTTCCCCGCCCGCGTCGAGTACGGGCCGGCGCTGCGGCGGCTGATGGCGGGCGCTCAGCCGGTGGGGGACGCCGACGCTGTGCCGTCACCCGAGCCGCCGGACGGCGCCTTCACGATCGGCTGA